A section of the Bacillus sp. HSf4 genome encodes:
- a CDS encoding ring-cleaving dioxygenase, with protein sequence MKVNGIHHVSALTANAQKNLDFYVKGLGMRLIKKTVNQDDPTMYHLFYGDEVATPGSDLTFFEIPMLARKIQGTNCISSVSLRVPSEEALGFWQRRLDELGVRQDGIMQRAGRSVLRFFDHEGQTIILVADAEGKDHGVPVKNSPIPEEFQIRGLGPVELSVPDRGPTEEVLTELLGFKRVAKEELDGSGRELVVFESGDGGAATEVHLTETQDMRRERPGKGSVHHVAFRVKNEDELQKWHEKISAHGFTNSGIVERYYFKALYFREPNGILFELSTDGPGFHVDEGLDELGQSLALPPYLENRRTEIEARLTPIK encoded by the coding sequence TACGTCAAAGGGCTTGGCATGAGACTGATCAAGAAAACGGTCAATCAGGATGATCCGACAATGTATCATTTGTTTTACGGTGATGAGGTTGCAACCCCTGGTTCAGATTTGACGTTTTTCGAGATTCCGATGCTGGCCCGAAAGATACAAGGAACAAACTGCATTTCATCAGTGTCCCTCAGGGTTCCGAGCGAGGAAGCCCTCGGTTTTTGGCAGCGGCGCCTTGATGAACTCGGCGTCAGGCAAGACGGGATCATGCAGCGTGCGGGACGGAGCGTTCTCCGCTTTTTCGATCATGAAGGGCAAACGATCATTCTTGTAGCGGACGCTGAAGGTAAAGATCATGGGGTGCCAGTGAAAAACAGTCCTATTCCGGAAGAGTTTCAGATCAGAGGACTTGGGCCTGTCGAGCTGTCCGTTCCCGATAGAGGCCCGACTGAAGAAGTGCTGACAGAACTTCTCGGCTTTAAGCGTGTTGCAAAAGAGGAGCTTGATGGAAGCGGCCGGGAGCTGGTTGTGTTTGAATCAGGAGACGGCGGAGCCGCCACAGAGGTTCATCTCACAGAAACGCAAGACATGAGAAGAGAGCGTCCCGGAAAAGGCAGTGTCCACCATGTCGCATTCCGCGTCAAAAATGAAGACGAACTGCAAAAATGGCATGAAAAAATCAGTGCGCACGGTTTCACGAATTCCGGCATTGTTGAGCGCTATTATTTTAAAGCGCTCTATTTCAGAGAGCCGAACGGCATCCTCTTTGAGCTTTCCACCGACGGACCCGGCTTTCATGTTGACGAAGGACTCGATGAGCTGGGACAAAGCCTTGCGCTTCCGCCATACCTTGAAAACAGGCGAACAGAAATCGAAGCCCGTCTTACACCGATCAAATAA
- a CDS encoding trypsin-like peptidase domain-containing protein — MEYNRENQPQTENEIIVSDKQPNQKLKPEQQKRRLSWMTPIISGIIGGSLVLGVSTYQHSKDQTVDSSAQTQTNQTSTSSSANETKTEKLSSTSSSDVSAMVENISPAIVGISNYQKQTENDMFGFESSDNTNSGSSTEEETGTGSGVIYKKANGKAYIITNNHVVEGASKLKVSLSNGKEVEGKLVGSDSLTDLAVVEISADNVEKVASFGDSSSLRAGESVVAIGNPLGKDLSRTVTQGIISGVDRTVSVNTSAGETEMNVIQTDAAINPGNSGGALLNTKGEVIGINSMKISETGVEGIGFAIPSNDVKPIAEELMSKGKIERPYIGISMMDLSQVPENYQTGTLGLKSSQLNKGVYIGQVASGSPAEKAGLKENDVIVSLNDKETAAGSTLRNILYKDTQIGDTIKVKIIRNGKTMTKQVKLDQKEEASS, encoded by the coding sequence ATGGAATATAACAGGGAAAATCAACCTCAAACCGAAAACGAAATCATCGTCTCTGATAAACAGCCAAATCAAAAATTAAAACCAGAACAACAAAAGCGGAGACTATCATGGATGACGCCGATCATCAGCGGCATCATCGGCGGAAGCCTCGTCCTCGGCGTGTCGACTTATCAGCACTCAAAAGACCAGACAGTCGATTCGTCCGCTCAGACACAAACCAATCAAACATCCACTTCTTCGTCAGCGAACGAGACGAAGACGGAAAAGCTGTCATCTACAAGCTCTTCCGACGTGTCAGCAATGGTTGAGAACATATCGCCGGCCATCGTCGGCATCTCAAACTATCAAAAACAGACAGAGAATGATATGTTCGGCTTTGAGAGCAGCGATAACACGAACAGCGGCAGCTCAACCGAGGAAGAAACAGGCACGGGTTCAGGCGTCATTTATAAAAAAGCGAACGGAAAAGCGTATATCATTACGAACAACCATGTCGTCGAAGGCGCAAGCAAGCTGAAGGTTTCTCTCTCAAACGGGAAAGAAGTCGAGGGCAAACTGGTCGGAAGCGACTCCTTGACAGACCTTGCCGTTGTCGAAATTTCTGCGGATAACGTCGAAAAAGTGGCGTCATTCGGAGATTCGTCAAGCTTAAGGGCGGGCGAATCGGTCGTCGCCATCGGCAATCCGCTCGGCAAAGACCTTTCCCGCACCGTCACACAAGGAATCATCAGCGGTGTTGACCGGACCGTATCCGTCAACACATCTGCCGGCGAAACGGAAATGAACGTCATTCAAACGGATGCCGCGATCAATCCTGGTAACAGCGGCGGTGCTCTGTTGAACACGAAAGGCGAAGTGATCGGCATCAACAGCATGAAGATCAGTGAAACAGGCGTGGAAGGCATCGGTTTTGCGATTCCGAGCAATGATGTCAAACCGATTGCAGAAGAGCTGATGTCCAAAGGCAAAATCGAACGTCCATACATCGGCATCAGCATGATGGATCTGAGCCAGGTTCCGGAAAACTATCAAACCGGAACACTCGGTTTAAAGAGCAGCCAATTAAACAAAGGCGTCTACATCGGCCAAGTCGCTTCAGGATCTCCTGCCGAAAAAGCGGGGCTTAAAGAAAATGATGTGATCGTCAGCCTGAACGACAAAGAAACCGCTGCCGGCAGCACCCTTCGCAACATCCTGTACAAAGATACGCAAATCGGCGATACGATAAAAGTGAAAATCATCAGAAACGGCAAGACAATGACCAAGCAAGTGAAACTTGATCAAAAAGAAGAAGCATCTTCTTAA
- the proG gene encoding pyrroline-5-carboxylate reductase ProG, with protein sequence MNKIGFIGYGSMARMIAGKLLQQDNIKGETVLVATRADRDKAAAAQRLHPDVSFQSSEDLAKQCGLIFICVPPLAVKETLTNINPFLQEHAHIVSIAAGITLERLHEWTNRQVSRYIPTLTSEAGVGISLVVHGERVTEDNKTSLEGYLSPFSKVKNISENDIDAASNLTSSSPGFIAAIFEEFAQSAVRNSSLTKEEAFEFLIHSLVGTGKLLLEQQMTFEETLRRVATKGGITAEGAEVIQQAVPEVFDKLFERTLDKYQSLKDAVRP encoded by the coding sequence TTGAACAAAATCGGTTTTATCGGATACGGGAGCATGGCGCGGATGATCGCGGGCAAGCTGCTTCAACAAGACAACATAAAGGGCGAGACGGTGCTTGTTGCAACAAGGGCTGACAGAGACAAAGCAGCGGCCGCCCAAAGGCTTCATCCGGATGTCTCCTTCCAATCGTCTGAAGATCTCGCAAAGCAGTGCGGACTCATCTTCATCTGTGTTCCGCCTTTAGCGGTGAAAGAAACGCTCACAAACATCAATCCATTTCTTCAGGAACACGCACATATCGTGTCAATTGCTGCGGGCATCACGCTTGAACGGCTGCACGAATGGACAAACCGGCAAGTATCAAGATACATCCCGACTTTGACATCTGAAGCGGGAGTCGGCATTTCGCTTGTCGTGCACGGCGAACGGGTGACAGAAGACAATAAAACCAGTCTCGAAGGATACCTTTCCCCTTTCAGCAAAGTAAAAAACATCAGCGAGAACGATATCGATGCCGCGAGCAATTTAACAAGCTCTTCACCGGGTTTTATCGCCGCGATTTTTGAAGAGTTCGCCCAGTCCGCAGTCAGAAACAGCAGTCTGACGAAAGAAGAAGCGTTTGAGTTCCTGATCCATTCTTTAGTAGGTACTGGGAAACTTTTGTTGGAACAACAAATGACCTTTGAAGAAACCCTTCGACGGGTGGCGACAAAAGGCGGCATTACAGCAGAAGGCGCAGAGGTTATTCAGCAGGCTGTACCAGAGGTTTTTGATAAGCTGTTTGAGAGAACGCTGGACAAGTATCAATCATTAAAAGATGCCGTACGGCCATAA
- a CDS encoding M55 family metallopeptidase, with the protein MKLYMSVDMEGISGLPDDTFVDSSKLNYERGRAIMTDEANHVIEAALQNGCSEVLVNDSHSKMNNILIERLHPEAQLISGDVKPFSMVQGLDETYGGAVFLGYHARASMRGVMSHSMIFGVRHFYINDQTVGELGFNAYVAGYYGVPVIMVAGDSEAAAEAKELIPNVTTAAVKETISRSAVKCLTPEKAGRLLKEQTAYALQNRDKVKPLTPPDRPVLSIEFANYGQAEWANLMPGTEIKPGTTIVRYQAKDILEAYQAMLVMTELAMRTTFS; encoded by the coding sequence GTGAAGCTGTACATGTCCGTTGATATGGAAGGAATTTCTGGACTTCCTGATGATACGTTTGTCGATTCAAGCAAGCTGAACTATGAGCGGGGAAGGGCGATCATGACGGATGAAGCCAATCATGTGATTGAAGCAGCGTTGCAAAACGGCTGTTCAGAAGTGCTTGTCAATGACAGCCATTCAAAAATGAACAATATTTTGATCGAGCGCCTCCATCCTGAAGCACAGCTTATTTCAGGGGATGTCAAGCCGTTTTCGATGGTTCAGGGACTTGATGAAACATATGGGGGAGCGGTGTTTCTCGGCTATCACGCGCGGGCGTCGATGAGAGGCGTGATGTCGCACAGCATGATCTTCGGTGTTCGGCATTTTTACATAAACGATCAGACGGTCGGCGAGCTCGGCTTTAACGCTTATGTAGCCGGCTATTACGGCGTTCCGGTCATCATGGTGGCCGGTGACAGTGAGGCCGCGGCTGAAGCGAAGGAGCTGATCCCGAACGTGACGACCGCGGCCGTGAAAGAAACGATTTCGCGTTCGGCCGTCAAATGTCTGACACCTGAGAAAGCGGGGCGTCTTTTAAAGGAACAGACGGCTTATGCGCTGCAAAACAGGGACAAGGTCAAGCCCCTCACACCTCCGGACAGGCCGGTGCTCAGCATCGAATTTGCCAACTACGGCCAGGCGGAGTGGGCGAACTTGATGCCCGGCACTGAAATCAAACCGGGAACGACGATTGTCCGCTATCAAGCGAAAGATATTTTGGAGGCCTACCAAGCGATGCTTGTCATGACAGAGCTGGCGATGCGGACGACATTTTCCTAG
- a CDS encoding ABC transporter permease: MAGYIMKRFFSMLVTILVITTLTFVMMKVIPGSPFNEERNTNEAVQRNLEAYYHLDEPLIVQYVIYLKSIITFDFGPSIKQSSQSVNDMLARGFPVSFELGMTALVLAVISGIALGIFAALKQNGIIDYLAMTIAVLGISVPNFIMATLLIQQFAVNWNIFPPSTWTSPMHMVLPTTALAMGPMAIIARLTRSSMIEVLTQDYIRTARAKGLSPFKIVIKHALKNALMPVVTVLGTLSAAILTGSFVIEKIFAIPGMGKYFVESINSRDYPVIMGTTVFYSIILIVMLFLVDMAYGILDPRIKLHKKG, encoded by the coding sequence ATGGCGGGTTACATCATGAAGCGGTTTTTCTCGATGCTTGTGACCATTTTGGTGATCACAACATTGACCTTTGTGATGATGAAAGTGATTCCGGGTTCTCCTTTTAATGAGGAGCGAAACACCAATGAGGCGGTTCAGCGAAACCTTGAAGCTTATTATCACTTAGATGAGCCTCTCATTGTGCAATATGTGATCTACTTGAAATCGATCATCACCTTTGATTTTGGACCGTCGATCAAACAGTCTTCGCAAAGTGTGAACGACATGCTGGCAAGAGGCTTCCCTGTTTCATTTGAACTGGGGATGACGGCGCTCGTGCTGGCGGTCATATCAGGAATCGCCCTCGGCATTTTTGCGGCGCTGAAGCAAAACGGGATCATCGATTACTTGGCGATGACAATCGCCGTCCTCGGGATTTCTGTGCCGAACTTCATTATGGCGACCCTCTTGATTCAGCAATTCGCCGTCAATTGGAACATCTTTCCGCCTTCGACCTGGACGAGCCCGATGCATATGGTGCTGCCGACAACGGCTTTGGCGATGGGACCGATGGCGATAATCGCCAGATTGACGCGGTCGAGCATGATTGAAGTGCTGACCCAGGATTATATCCGCACGGCAAGGGCGAAGGGACTCTCTCCCTTTAAAATCGTCATCAAGCATGCGCTTAAAAACGCGCTGATGCCCGTTGTTACGGTGCTTGGCACACTTTCAGCCGCCATTTTAACAGGGAGCTTCGTCATTGAAAAAATCTTCGCGATTCCAGGCATGGGAAAATACTTCGTCGAAAGCATCAACTCCCGCGATTATCCCGTGATTATGGGAACCACCGTTTTCTACAGCATCATCCTCATCGTTATGCTGTTTTTAGTCGATATGGCATACGGAATCCTTGATCCGCGCATTAAACTGCATAAGAAAGGGTGA
- a CDS encoding ABC transporter permease, translated as MSLPVRRENGTPHGGPIPNEWFAPKKQVRGESESVVRPSLSYWQNAWRILRKNKLAMTGLSILIFLFIMAALGPTLSPHSVTQQSLSQQNLPPSGTHWFGTDELGRDVFTRTWYGARISLFVGLMAALIDFAIGVIYGGVAGYKGGKTDHVMMRIIEVLHGLPYLLVVILLMVLMGPGLGTIIVALTVTGWVGMARIVRGQVLKIKHDEHVLASKTFGAKTMRIIRRNLLPNMMGAIIVQMTLTVPQAIFAEAFLSFLGLGIQAPFASWGVMANDGLPVILSGDWWRLFFPAFFISLTMFAFNVLGDGLQDALDPKLRR; from the coding sequence ATGAGCCTTCCGGTTCGCCGGGAAAATGGGACTCCGCATGGCGGGCCTATCCCGAATGAATGGTTTGCCCCGAAGAAACAGGTAAGGGGTGAAAGCGAATCTGTTGTCAGGCCGAGCCTTTCATACTGGCAGAACGCCTGGCGGATTTTAAGAAAGAACAAGCTGGCGATGACTGGCTTGAGTATTTTAATCTTTCTCTTTATCATGGCGGCTCTCGGGCCGACTCTTTCTCCCCACAGTGTCACACAGCAGTCGCTTTCCCAGCAAAACCTGCCTCCGTCCGGAACGCATTGGTTCGGAACCGACGAGCTGGGCCGCGATGTTTTTACAAGAACATGGTATGGAGCGAGGATTTCGCTTTTTGTCGGCCTTATGGCGGCGTTGATCGATTTTGCGATCGGTGTTATCTACGGCGGTGTTGCCGGCTATAAAGGCGGTAAGACCGATCATGTGATGATGCGGATCATCGAAGTCCTGCACGGGCTTCCATACCTTTTGGTCGTCATCCTTCTGATGGTCTTGATGGGACCGGGACTCGGGACGATTATCGTTGCGCTGACGGTCACCGGCTGGGTCGGCATGGCGAGAATTGTCAGAGGGCAGGTGCTGAAGATCAAACACGATGAGCACGTTCTTGCATCCAAAACATTTGGGGCGAAAACGATGCGGATCATTAGGCGGAACCTGCTTCCGAACATGATGGGGGCGATTATCGTGCAAATGACGCTGACGGTGCCGCAAGCCATATTTGCCGAAGCGTTCTTAAGCTTCCTCGGCTTAGGGATTCAAGCCCCGTTTGCCAGCTGGGGCGTGATGGCCAACGACGGTCTGCCGGTCATTTTGTCGGGGGATTGGTGGCGGCTGTTTTTTCCGGCTTTCTTTATTTCATTGACGATGTTCGCCTTTAATGTTCTGGGAGACGGACTCCAGGATGCGCTGGATCCGAAGCTGAGGAGGTGA
- a CDS encoding ABC transporter ATP-binding protein: MRKKVLDVENLHVSFATHGGTVKAVRGVSFALYEGETFAVVGESGCGKSVTSQSIMQLLPKYSASITDGSIRFKGRDLRYLSEKEMRKIRGAEISMIFQDPMTALNPTLTIGDQLTEAVLEHRRISKDAAKKAALSMLELVGIPNPKERLRQYPHQFSGGMRQRIVIAMALICEPEILIADEPTTALDVTIQAQILELFKDIQRKTGVSIILITHDLGVVAQTADRIAVMYAGKIAETGTRKDIFYHPQHPYTKGLLKSVPRLDIEEAELVPIDGTPPDLFSPPQGCPFTARCSSAMEVCEKLHPVKTELTAGHDVCCWLQDERAVLVRK; this comes from the coding sequence TTGCGGAAAAAAGTGCTGGATGTTGAAAATCTGCATGTTTCATTTGCGACACACGGAGGGACGGTGAAAGCTGTCCGCGGTGTCAGCTTTGCTTTATATGAAGGGGAAACGTTTGCGGTCGTCGGTGAATCGGGCTGCGGGAAAAGCGTAACATCACAAAGCATCATGCAGCTTTTGCCGAAGTATTCCGCCTCCATCACCGACGGTTCGATCCGCTTTAAAGGAAGGGATTTGCGCTATCTGTCTGAAAAAGAGATGCGGAAAATCCGCGGCGCCGAGATTTCGATGATTTTTCAGGATCCGATGACTGCCCTGAATCCGACGTTAACGATCGGCGACCAGCTGACAGAAGCGGTTTTGGAGCATCGAAGAATTTCAAAGGATGCCGCGAAAAAAGCCGCCCTCTCCATGCTTGAGCTTGTCGGAATCCCGAACCCGAAAGAGCGTTTGCGGCAGTATCCCCATCAATTCAGCGGCGGAATGAGGCAGCGGATCGTAATCGCGATGGCGCTGATCTGCGAACCGGAGATCCTGATTGCGGACGAACCGACAACAGCGCTTGATGTCACCATTCAAGCGCAGATCCTTGAGCTCTTTAAAGACATACAGCGCAAAACCGGGGTCTCGATTATCTTGATTACCCATGATTTGGGCGTTGTCGCGCAGACGGCCGATAGAATCGCGGTCATGTACGCCGGAAAAATCGCGGAGACGGGGACGAGAAAAGACATCTTTTATCATCCGCAGCATCCATACACAAAAGGGTTGCTGAAATCCGTTCCAAGGCTTGACATTGAAGAAGCGGAGCTTGTCCCGATTGACGGGACGCCGCCTGATTTATTTTCACCGCCTCAAGGGTGTCCGTTTACCGCCCGCTGTTCATCTGCAATGGAAGTGTGCGAAAAGCTCCACCCTGTGAAAACCGAACTTACAGCCGGGCATGATGTGTGCTGCTGGCTTCAGGACGAGCGGGCCGTATTGGTGAGAAAGTGA